The DNA sequence tggctcgccgccaataccctcacacccgtaaCCAATCGaacgggagcccaggaaaagagggcaagctctggctgcgagcccacttaagtgcagtgtgcacgccctagccggctgcaccggttggtcagccagctgggcaccgcacccagagcacacccaatagcgccaggggatgcaagcatcccctgtgcacgtggagggctcgtgctaactgcaaccccccctcctttctaagggcggaaggggctttcctgcttggcatggggttggactggatggcccttgtggtctcttccaactctatgattctatgattctatgtttctttcTTTGGGGGTGTCCTGGGGGTCCTTGACACGCAGCGAGGTGCAAGGTGCACATGTACTCCCTTGGGCTGCCACTTAAATTCCTCCTGTTTTCTACCCTTGTTTCCTTGTGGACAACTCACTGTGTGAAGCTTACCAAGCATGGCAACACCATATTGGTGGGCAACACCATattaaaggtaatgggacccctgaccttcaggtccagttgtgtccgactctggggttgcggcgctcatctcgctctataggccgagggagctggcgtttgtccacagacagcttccgggtcatgtggccagcatgactaaaccgcttctggtgaaccagagcagcacacggaaactccgtttaccttcccaccggagcggtccctatttatctacttgcactttgacgtgctttcgaactgctaggttggcaggagctgggaccgagcaacaggagctcaacccatcgcagggattcgaaccgccgaccttctgatcagcaagccctagactctgtggtttaacccacagtgccacctgggtccaacACCATATTACGCAATGTGATTACAGTAGCTGGCCACTGCATCTTCTACTTCCATTCATGCACCCTGGCCTCAGCATGGCCTGCACTGCACAAGCACCCTTAGAGTTTTAAGCCTTCACCACTGACTCTTTGCATCATGAGGCAACTTTTGGCCCCTCAGCTTCGCTGCTGCTCATGCCATCACTCCACTGTTCTCACcgactccttggaggaaattgtCCCACAGAATGATTTTGTAAACAAGCAACAATATCATCATCAGGAAGCTGGACTTCAATGGTGTCCACCCTAGAGATACCAGAAGTGTACTATGGCACGttccgatgggggggggggacaccacccTGCCGTCACCCCTTTTTTCCCTCCTTTCCCCACTTTAATACTCCCTTGCACACAGACAAGACCCATTTCCAGGTCTCCTTCTTTCAACTCTACTGCAGTCTGCTTTGCGCACATACCTTATGTTGATATGTTATTCTGTGTTTAAGTTTATTAGAATCGGAAGAGGAATCCTCTCAGCTGGTTCTTCAGTTAGAGAAGGCTACGTTCACTTTATTGAAATTGTCTGTGTATGGGTGTTCCCCATTTAATCAAATATTTGTTATAAATCACTATATTGAATCTGGAATTTCATGTAGAAGACAGCACACTGTTCCAGGAGGCAAATACATTACACAAAGGTCCTATAGAATATTTCAGGGTTCAATGTCATTTGTCCCTTTCACATGACGCAGCACAGGAATGGACGAAATACATTTGGGTACAgcagaaagagtggggcaaaTAAGGTGAAAGAAGGGctggtttaaaacaacagcagaactCCATGAAATTCACCAGTTGCCCTTCCAGTCTATCCCCACCTCAGTTTCACCACAATGCCCATGGGGCCAAGATGCTGTCAATCAGGTAAAAAGTTGGTACATCACATTCACATATATGTATCTTCTCAGTGATCTTGTGATGCTGGAACCGGTTTGCATTCTGGTATGTAGCCAATTCTACATTTAGTTTCCAGAGCTTAATTATGAAAAAGCACCTTGTTCTATctatcctgaattttccaacattcaattAAGTTCCATTGTTATCAGAGAGGGAACAATAACTTTTCTttgacaccaaaccctatatATAGATATTAAGTTAAACAAAAACATTGCcatcccacccatctccccatcccacccacctctttcccccttttcttcccaatgtctcaacaaatgataCTGATGCTTCAACCTGCTTACATTCCTGGATCCATCCAAATTTACCTGTTCAATTTAATAGTTGCCTGGATTAACTATGTGCGCTTTGTAAAACCACCTTcctttatttgtcctgaatcttccaacattcagtttccttGTGTGGCTACCAGATCTAGCATTATCACAGAGTGAGAAAAACATATTCTCTGTCCATTTTCACTACGACATCATGACCTTATGCACCTCTATCATCTTTGTTTTTTCCTTCCCTCTAAACTAAAATGCCCCAAATCTTGTAATCTATCTTCACAGAGGAGTTAATCCTTCCTTTTAAGCAACATGGCTCCCCATTTCTGaatctttcccaactctacaatatccttcttGAGTGACTGAAAACATTATTGCAAGTACAGTCATAGCCAGGGCTTTATTTGAGGTGGTACCtcttcctttgccccccccccacccctgttccCTTCTCCAAGAGAGGAGACACAACACGTGTTACACATGCAAAGTGTATATCCCACTGCAGCCAAATTTGGATGGCATAAGTAGTTTCATCACTTTCGACAAAATTATGAAACCATGCTTCTTCAACAGGTACATTATGAAATTACTTTTCTTAAACAGGTGCACTGGGCAATCATCACTTAGATGCAATTAGGAATTTGGCTCTTCTCACATTCCCTACCAGCTTCTAGTGGCCAGAACATACACCAGCCTACAGGATCTTGCCATTTCAAAATCTGCTCTGAACACACGTCATCCTTAAAATCTGCTCTAGGTTATGTGTTCTGTTTAGGAGACACCCaggttcagaaagaaagaaaaagaagtagaTGCATGCTCAAAAAAACCCATTTTAAGTATAATTCAGTGAAACCAAATCTGAGTTCGTCTTAGAAGATGTCACAGCACCAGAGCTGccaaggtgtcagggactgggcagatgaAGAATGGTGGAAACTGCCTCCCCAGGCTCTGACTGCCTGTATCTATGAATATTCACCCCCTTTTTCCACAGATCAGTCTTGTCACCCATTGTGCCTGCACATCCTTACCAGGCACCTAGACAAGCACCTCTGCCTCCCTTCAtggtggaaggagaggaagagcacCAATCAGAACAAATTCTCATCGACTCCAGGATGCAAAGAAAGAAGTTGCAATACCTGATTGTGGGGATAGGGTATGGCCCAGAAGAAAGATCATGGGAGTAGGCAGAACATGTCCTTGTGCCAGGCTTGCAAAGGGCATTCAATACATGCCACCCCaactggggaaaaaaacaccaaatggGGAGGAGATGGAGGGTTCTAGAGaggtgatgtcagggactgagcaGTGGAGATGATGCAGATCTTTAAAGTCAGGGACCCCTTCGGTCTTCAGTGCTCCTCTTGCCAAGGCTTCTCCTAACTCACAAAATactacacaccacacacaaattCTGCCTCTCACCTCCAGGCTTTGTGTTTCCATCTCAAGACCCATTGAAGAACATTTCATCTAGTTCGGCTTCAACAGCGGCTTTTGAACTTTTCTCCATTCTCCTATGTGCTACCCTCACCATTGTGGGGGCACAGGGTTATCATTCCGTGTTTGGACTCATGCTACTTGTTGAAAGATTCATTAATccaatttgtttagatatagttgtatttttatccattccttgttttaaatgtttgtgatTTGAATGGTTACTAGCCCATTTCTATTCTATCTGTTATTCTAGTagatttggttttatatttttagccagtttgtggtgttgctgttttgttttgttgtactaGTATTTTCACCACATTTGATACTTGtgtatattattaattatatatTAAATGCTCCTTCAGACAGCAAAGTTACAATCCAAGCAGGTAGCAAATTCTACAATGCATACACACTTTGATTAATTAACAAAAGATTCCCCAACAATTTTTAAACGCCTACAGAAATGTGGACATTACAATCTTGCATGAAACCCCACTATAAGTGAAAAGAGAAGGGTGGGAGTTAGATATACCTGGCCTTAATGTGAAGCAGAAGGTCTGGTAGCACTGGGTAAGTGCGGTCCTGCCTCCGATGAAGATTTCCACCTCAGCTGATGGCAGAAGCCGACTTCAAACAGTATCCCTGTGTTCACATTGTCCCCACAAAATTCCAGTTGGGGGGGAGCAGATAAGTCTCCTCTGGCCCACTCCCTCCACCCAGGGTTTTGCTCGGCTCCAGAgagccctgcaacatttctccaatgaaaatagggacatcctaaggaaaagcagatggcactgtgggttaaaccacagagcctagggcttgctgatcagaaggtcggcggttcaaatccctgcgacggggtgagctcccgttgctcagccccagctcctgtccacctagcagttcgaaagcacaaagtgcaagtagataaataggtaccactccggtaggaaggtaaacggtgtttccgtgcgctgctctggttttccagaagtggctttatcatgctggccacatgacccggaagatgtatgcctgctccctcggccagtaacgtgagatgagcacctcaactcCATACTCGGACACGACTGgtgctaatggtcaggggtccctttacctttaaggaaaagcaggacattccaggatcaaatcagaaaccagtacaGCTTTTCTTAATCAGGGGTGTCCCtagaaaatatggacacttggagggtctgagagccTGGGGGGAGCAACTTCCATGTCTGTGGTTGGAAACGAAAGCCAAAAATGGaggtttaaaacaacagcagagatAAAGGAGAGATGAAGAAACACTAAGGGTTTGAATAATAATGAAAGGTTTGTAGCAAGGGCAAAAACCACAAAAGCTAACATAACCAAACTAATGCAAAATAGCCTTTCTGAACTCCATTCCTGCTGAACTTGAATCTTCTGTTCAACTGTCATGTgtagtccccccaccccatgtcagCCCCCACCTGCTCTATTCAAAACTTTGCTATGGAGTTTTTATGCCACTCCATGAAAGTCTTCCAGATGCCCTTTCCAGTGCGTCCCACTCTCACTGTCAGAAAATAtgaattgtaaataaatgagtcTTTTTCAGGAAAACCTTGAAATTTCACTACATGCCTTTCTACTCTATCCCCACCTCTGTTTCACCACAATATCTGTGGAGTCAAGATGCTCTCAATTAGGCACAAAGCCATCAACAATTAGTGGATCACACGTACATGTATTTAACTTTCCAGCAATCTTGTATGCTGGAACCAGTTTGTATTTCTGCATCCAGCCAAGTTTATGTGTTCAATTTTTATAGTTTCCCTGGTTTAATTATGTATGGTTTGAAAAGGCACCTTCCTTCCTctgtgctgaatcttccaacatttcattTCCTTGTGTGTCTAGCATtctcagagaaagagaaaaggttttctctaTCCATTTTGTCCACGGCGTGCATAATCTTATACACCTCCCTCATCTCTCATTTTtgtctttcctctaaactaaaaaggcctTAATTTCCACATAGGGGATTTATTCCATACTCTTCAGTCTCATGGTCTGCCTTTCCTGGATCTtttgcaactctacaatatcataccccccaacatttcaaGAGGGCAAATTAGGGCACCCCCTGCAGCATTCCACCAATTTTCATCCCTTCctgccactgcctctccctctttCACTGCTATGTGGTGATGACACAGTTTCTTCATCAGAGACTGGTAAAAACCAACTGCTGGAATGACCTTGGGGAATAGGCTGCTCAGTACATCCAGTGTCTAAAGCTGCTATTGCCCTCTCCTGTTGCAAGCTAATGGCAGCATGTTGTTCAGGCATGAAGTGAGAACGCATGAGAACACAGGAAGGCTACTTATAATTGACACCAACCCAACCCAGCCAACCCCCATTCCTCCAAAGGGGCACTCAGTGCTGCTGAAACATACCCACAGATGACTCaaatgtgatttttgcatagccccaccagcaccagcacacacatagaatcatagagttggaagagaccacaagggccatccagtccaaccccctgacaagcaggaaacaccatcaaagcattcctgacagatggctgtcaagcctgtgcttaaagacctccaaagaaggagactccaccacactccttggtagcaaattccactgccgaacagctctcactgtcaggaagttcctcctaatgtttaggtggaatcttctttcttgtagtttgaatccattgttccgtgtccgcttctctggagcagcagaaaacaacctttcaccctcctctatatgacatccatttatatatttgaacatggctatcatatcaccccttaaccttctcttctccaggctaaacatacccagctctctaagccgttcctcataaggcattgtttccaggcctttaaccattttggttgccctcttctggacacgttccagcttgtcagtatccttcttgaactgtggtgcccagaactggacacagtattccaggtgaggtctggccagagcagaatatagcggtactattacttcccttcatctagacgctatactcctattgatgcagcccagaattgcattggcttttttagctgctgcatcacactgttgactcatgtcaagtttgtggtctaccaagactcctagatcctttttacatgtactgctctcaagccaggtgtgaTTTGCATGATTTGCTATATACTGGcagtcaaaaattatgaaaccaatatcacaatacaGACTTCAAACTCTTCTTGAAAGATATACTGATATATCTTCCCAGCTCTATCTGAAACTCAACAACCTGAACCAGAATACCCAGGGAAACTGTTGGAGTATGTAAATTTATGCCTGTGGGGAAAAGGCAAGACAGGGTTAGTTGGGTGTATTTAGTTGTCCCTGCAGCTTGTTAGGTGTGAGTCAAGAAACATGTGTGCCTCAGTAGAAAGGAGAGTATAACTAGCTTTGTGTTAGAAGCAAGTTAGACTTTGGTTGGAACCTAAGTGTGTTGGATCTATGCTATAAAAGTTCTTTCAGAAAAGTACATTTGTTGTTCCTTAAGCTGTATAGGTAGGATCACTTTCTGCTGCAATACACACAGAGATCTTTTTTTGTGATCCATAGACCCAAAATACTGCAATACTGAATGTGATTAATTGTACAAAAAAATGACCTTCCTAGGACTCTAGGAATGCTAAAGATCTGCACTGTGCTACTTCTCAGTAAAAAGAAACTAATCAGCTGCTGACCtcaactgtttctcataaggcttcattttcagactctttatctcagggttgtgggttccagacccacattgggcaaaatatctatgcattgcaaggagttggactagatgacccttgggctccttTCCAGGTGTACAATTCTAAGATTATATGATACTTATTTAGAATAGAATGTGCCTactttcatctgaggaatgttggagggagtTGTGACTGCTTTCATATCTGCtatagtgttttgttttatttttataggcCTCATAACAATCAATGGAGCCGGGGCCAATCTAGTAGGGCTAAATATTAGGCATTGCAACCCGTCACATATTTCATTTCTTCCTCACAGACACACTAATTGAACCTATTCATTATAGTTTCATTTTGGACACGGATTCGGATAATGTTGCAAAGAACTAGTGGGCCAGCATCCTCTGTTCTTTATACAAGTTACTGGAGAACCCTGGTGAGAGAGGCTCTTGCGCTCATGTCTTGTTTTGTGGGCTTCTCATGAGAATATGTTTAGGGACTAAGGGAGCAGAATACTGAATCAGATGGGTATTTTCTGCGATCCACAGAAATACTCTTATGTTCCTGACTCCTGAATCCCTCAGTGCTTCTCCAGAGTTCTATCAAACAATAGGAATCTGTCCTTGCTCTGACTGCTGTGTGGTTAATCCCCAGAAAAGCAACTACAATAGCCCACAGTAAGCCACATTTTAGAGTTTTCTCCAATGTTCCCATCTTGATAAGTTGGTGTGaagcttttattgtattttctgggttttttgtaaGTCACTCAAGAGATTTCTTTGAAATGTGAAGTGGCATATACAGGTACATTTCCTCAAGCAACTGCCCATTTGTTGCTTCTAAACCTATTGTCCtttgctgccgctgccaccaccaaaaTATTCTTAATTCGATAAAGACACAGAACATAGTTTTTATTTGCCACACCAATTTATTTTGATTATCACAAATGAAAATTTAACCATATATATACCATATTGTAATGAATCAGAGCCCCCAAGCCCCACATTTCTACTTTAGCTTCTCTATCCCCTGCATCCCATTCACCCTTCACTAAATGCCAAAGAGATTCCTGTGAATCCCTGTCACTCTGCACTCCCACCACCAGACAAGCAAACTCCACCTCCACTACTGCAGCAAATGGTGGACTCCAAAAGGAAGAATTATTCTCTCTTGGCTACCCTGCAAAGCTTTGCTGTTCTGAGGAAGGGAAGCTTTCATAGCATCGTGGTCGGGTTATGTTGCCTGAAAGGTACTTGTCAATCATTGATGCACTGGCTTGTTCACAAAAAGATGGTGTTGCACAGCCTTGGAAAACTTCAGGAACTTTAGCATCACCTAGTAAAGAAAAAGAGACAAGGTCACAAGAGCCCCTGGGTTGTATGGGATGTGCCTCTGTACGTGTGCAGAACAGAGAGAACAGGTGCATTTtaacttttattaagtttattttGCAAGTATATATCACATCTGAGAATCACATCATGAAAGATTTAAAATTTAGAAAAAGTCCAATTTATAAATTATGGGACAGGAGCCCAATCCACATCCATATTGATTTCCAGATCAGGTCTCTCTTAAAAGACACTTTTACATGTAATTTGACTAAcacattatttctctctcttgtcCATTCCTGCACCCCAGAAATATAGGGTCTCATATTTATACGCAGGAAGCAAAGATGATTTCAACTCCATTatattttcagaaaaaaagaaactccCTCCTCCCAATACACACAGAGTCTATTTTCAGCAGGAAACCCCAAACAGAATGGGAGAGCAACCCCCTACCCACCCTATTTCTCTTCTTCCACTCTTGGGCTGGCAGTTCTACTTACCACGAATAAGAATGAAGTCCATGCATCGAGTCTCATCATCAAAACACTTGACTGTCTTTGGGGCCTTACTATCTTGACAGTAGAATGGACACTCCAGCCCATTTAATTTTGGATCTCTCCCTGACAAATGCAACAACTAAAGTCAACACATGGCTCCAGCCCATATATCTCTATAATGATTCATGGACCTCAGTTCTCTTCCCTTTCAGAGGGTTGCAGCATCTCCACTGCATTCTGTTTCCACAATTAAATTTCCCCATAATGCACAAAGTTGGACCTGAGATGAGCAGACCAACAGTAGTATTTTTAAGGAGGTTATTGATGGGTTGGCAATGTGACTAATTTGCCACTCCTATTTGTTGTGCATTACTTACTTTGTATGATGTCCCATCACTCATTATGTTTTCTTCTGTATTGCTTTATAAAATAGATGTACGTATATAACATTGTTTAATCATATTATGTTGTTTACTTTGTTACTATATTGTAAACTGTCATTATGGGTTACATATAAAGTTctttatatgaatgaatgaatgaatgaatgaatgaatgaatgaatgaatgaataaagcaaGCCTTGGTgtatatttgtttaatttttatttctattatatATCACTTATTATACATCCTCAATTGGtttacaaaattcagaaattataataataaaataaaatttaatcttATTCCTAAAAATCTTGCTATGTGTATCAGCacatcttcaaatatttttaGAGTCAGGACCCCATCCATCTTTAGTGCTCTTCTTGCCAAGGCACTTCCTAACTCACAAAAATACTCTGCACCACACACAACACATACTTCTCATATCCACAAACCTTACAGTATCTGCTTCTCATTCATTATCACACATCCCATTGTACTCCACAAATTCACACAAACACATCATCCACCCAGTCACTCCAGTATCTCTCACTCAGTCACCACCAATATCACCAGTCACTCCTTCCACAAAAatgcacagcaaaacaaaacaaacttttcaTTGACTGAACTGTACAAAATAACCATGCAAATTTTTACCCATCAGCCACTCAAATGTTCCTGGCAGCAATCTGGCTCCATCCCACATTGTAGTTTCCCACTCCAGACGCTCATCTGAGGATGGTAGGAACTGCACACAAACACTCCATGGTACTCCTTCCTCTCACCAAGGAGAGACAATTCAAACCACAGATTAaggagcaatttttattttttatttttttaaatgtggctgAGGGCACCCTGATCACAATCCCAACACCCTTTGCTTCTGCATTGCTGCTTTTgcattgctgcttttgttttctagCTACAAGGCattcagcagcaacagccaaCAAGGTTGTCAGGGTACAAGAACGTGTTTTCTGATCTTCCTCTGCCATACCCCAATATATCTAGTGTGTTCTCTTCCACACTCTCTGGGGTCATCTGAATCTCTTGAGGAATAAATGTACATGGTCTATCCCTGAGACAGCTGATGATACAGATTCTGAGCATCTACCATAGAAACTAGGGGGATGAAGCATGGCAAGAAACAGTAAAACTTGCCTAAGCACTACCAAGGAAGAAATCTGAAACCTCAGTGCTATTTATCCTTATGATTATATTCAGATATATACACTTACGAGGAGGGGGCGTAGCATTGCAAAGCTGCTTTCCACAGCAGGTCTTGATGTTTCTGAAGTACTTATTTCCTACTGTAGTGAAGGTGGTTTTATCTGAGGTGCAATCTGTCATACATCCCCATTTTGTTCTTCTGTTTGGAGTGCTATCTGTGAGAGATAATTGGAAGGAATAGCTAGATCAGCAAAACTCCAAATCAATGCTCTCtaggcagttttttaaaaaagacaaggcAAACACTGAATTCAACAATCTTTCAAGTTGTTTCTTCAAGAATCACCTTATACTTTGAATACTTTTTCTGCAAAACCATATGCATATACTAAAGAAGCTTGCACATAAATGAGATAAGATGGACTTGTTTTTCTGGTCATACAAAATGGCAAGAGCCTGGAATGTCATTcacattagggctgccatatgtccaggttttACTGTCAGGGTCTGAGACTTTGTGCTGTTACCATATATCACAGGCCTATTTTGCAGCAGCTTGAAGGCAAGTTCTGAAAGGCGAGAGTGGAGAGATGGCTTTGAGTCCAATATTTATTAGATGGGGCTGGGATCAGGTATATTCATTCTGTTTGGTCTGAGAAtcaccattcccccccctcctttccaggaGTACCATTTGCAGCACAGTGTGACAGTGGATGGGTTGAGTACATTAtggtttccagcatctgagcACTGGGCCGGGCCAGGCACACAACATTGGGCACAACACTGGAGGGGTTGTCATGGGTTCATGGCATCACACATGTGCGA is a window from the Lacerta agilis isolate rLacAgi1 chromosome 8, rLacAgi1.pri, whole genome shotgun sequence genome containing:
- the LOC117052406 gene encoding phospholipase A2 inhibitor and Ly6/PLAUR domain-containing protein-like, which encodes MNIFLTTCLLLVILSPVTALLCVGNTRHEYCHGICFTIQIDNHLNSTPNRRTKWGCMTDCTSDKTTFTTVGNKYFRNIKTCCGKQLCNATPPPRRDPKLNGLECPFYCQDSKAPKTVKCFDDETRCMDFILIRGDAKVPEVFQGCATPSFCEQASASMIDKYLSGNITRPRCYESFPSSEQQSFAG